The Mycolicibacterium monacense genome contains the following window.
CACCCGGTGGCGTGGGGTGAAGCTCAGTACCGGGTCCGCGCTGCCGGCGATGAACAGCGTCGGAACCGTGATGGTGGCGGCGGGTGTGGTGGCGGTCAGCTCCCAGTTCCGGTCGAAGTTGCGGTACCAGTTCAGCCCGCCGGTGAAGCCGGTGCGGGTGAACACGTCGGCGTACTGGTCGAACTCCTCCTGGCTCATCCACTCCGGCAGCGGCGGCAGCGGATTGTCGGCCAGGTCGGGCGCCGGGGCGCTGAAGCCCTCGAGCGCCAGCATGCGCTGCAGGGACTGCCGGGGGTCGCGGCCGAGGTCGGCGTCGGCCACCCCGGGCTCCTGGAAGTAGAGGATGTAGAAGAAGTGGTCGCCGAAGGTCTTGCGCCAGATCTGCGTCGGCGGGTCCGAGGCACGAGGAACCGGCGGCACGCTCAGGTTGACCATCCCCGCCACCCGGTCGGGGTACAGCAGCGCGAAGTTGGTGACGACCGGGGAGCCCCAGTCGTGTCCGACCACCACCGCGCGCTGTGCGCCGACGTCGTCGAGCAGACCGGCGAGGTCCCCGGTCAGCGCGACGATGTCGTAGTCGGTGACGGCCTCGGGTCGGCTGGACTCGCCGTAACCGCGCTGATCCGGGGCGATGACGTGGTAACCGGCCTCGGCCAGCACCGGGATCTGATGCCGCCACGAGTAGGCCAGTTCCGGGAAGCCGTGGGCGAGCACGACGACGGGCGCTCCGCGCTCACCGGCCTCCACGACGCGCAGGCGTACACCGTTGGTGCCGACTAACCGTTCGGTCGGGGTGATCACGGTCTCACCCAAGCACACGGGTCCCCGCTGCGGAAGTCGTTTGGAGACGGCCGTGTCCAGTTTTGTGGCGGCCGGTTCGCCGGGCACGACGGCCACGCCGGTAGGCGGTACGGGAGGACGGCGCTCAACGTCGGGAACAACCGCACGTTGGTCTAGCGGTAGCCTGAACTAATCCCAGCTGCACGTATCGGAAGGACGTGGCCCGGCGCACCGTCGCGGGCCTAGGAGAAGATGAACCGGAAAAATGTGATCCGCACGCTGATCGTGATCGCGGTCGTGTTGTTGCTGGGCTGGTCGTTCTTTTATTTCAGTGACGACACCCGTGGATTCAAGCCCGTCGACACCTCGGTGGCGATCTCGCAGATCAACAGCGACAACGTCAAGAGCGCCCAGATCGACGATCGTGAACAGCAGCTGCGGCTCGAACTGAAGAGCGGCAACGGCGAGACCGAGGACAGCGACAAGATCCTCACGAAGTACCCGACCGGGTACGCGGTCACGCTGTTCGAATCGCTGCAGGACAAGAACGTCAAGATCAACACGGTCGTCAACCAGGGCAGCGTGCTGGGGTCACTCCTCATCTACATGCTCCCGCTGCTGCTGCTGGTCGCGCTGTTCGTCTTCTTCTCCCGCATGCAGACCGGCGGCCGGATGGGCTTCGGCTTCGGCAAGTCCAAGGCCAAGCAACTCTCCAAGGACATGCCCAAGACCACCTTCGCCGACGTCGCGGGTGCGGACGAGGCGGTCGAAGAGCTCTACGAGATCAAGGACTTCCTGCAGAACCCGTCGCGCTACCAGGCGCTGGGCGCGAAGATCCCCAAGGGCGTGTTGCTCTACGGTCCGCCCGGAACCGGTAAGACGCTGCTCGCGCGTGCGGTCGCCGGTGAAGCGGGTGTCCCGTTCTTCACGATCTCCGGTTCGGACTTCGTCGAGATGTTCGTCGGCGTCGGGGCCTCTCGAGTGCGCGACATGTTCGAACAGGCCAAGCAGAACAGCCCCTCCATCATCTTCGTCGACGAGATCGACGCGGTCGGCCGCCAGCGCGGCGCCGGCATGGGCGGCGGCCACGACGAACGCGAGCAGACGCTGAACCAGCTGCTCGTCGAGATGGACGGATTCGGCGACCGCCAGGGCGTCATCCTCATCGCGGCCACCAACCGGCCCGACATCCTCGACCCGGCGCTGCTGCGCCCGGGCCGCTTCGACCGGCAGATCCCGGTCACCAGCCCCGACCTCGCCGGCCGCCGCGCCGTGCTCAAGGTGCACTCGCAGGGCAAGCCGATGGCCGGTGACGCCGACCTCGACGGGCTGGCCAAGCGCACCGTCGGCATGTCCGGCGCCGACCTGGCCAACGTCATCAACGAGGCCGCGCTGCTCACTGCCCGCGAGAACGGCACTGTCATCACGGGTCTCGCGCTCGAGGAGGCCGTCGACCGGGTGGTCGGCGGACCCCGCCGCAAGAGCCGCATCATCAGCGAGCACGAGAAGAAGATCACCGCCTACCACGAGGGTGGCCACACGCTGGCCGCCTGGGCGATGCCCGACATCGAGCCCATCTACAAGGTGACGATCCTGGCCCGCGGCCGCACCGGCGGCCACGCGGTCGCCGTCCCCGAGGACGACAAGGGTCTGATGACCCGCTCGGAGATGATCTCCCGGCTGGTGTTCGCCATGGGTGGCCGCGCCGCCGAGGAGCTCGTGTTCCGCGAACCGACCACCGGCGCGGTGTCCGACATCCAGCAGGCCACCAAGATCGCGCGGGCGATGGTCACCGAGTACGGCATGAGCAGCAAGCTCGGGGCGGTGCGGTACGGCACCGAACACGGCGACCCGTTCCTCGGCCGCACGATGGGCACCTCGTCGGACTACAGCCACGAGGTCGCGCAGATCATCGACGACGAGGTGCGCAAGCTCATCGAGGCCGCTCACACCGAGGCGTGGGAGATCCTCACCGAGTACCGCGACATCCTCGACACCCTCGCCGGTGAGCTCCTAGAGAAGGAGACCCTGCACCGCGTCGAACTCGAGGCGATCTTCGGCGACGTCAAGAAGCGCCCGCGCCTGACGATGTTCGACGACTTCGGTGGCCGCGTGCCGTCGGACAAGCCGCCCATCAAGACGCCGGGCGAACTGGCGATCGAGCGCGGCGAGGAGTGGCCGCAGCCCAAGCCCGAACCCGCGTTCAAGGCGGCGATCGCGGCGGCCAGCAAGGCCGCCGAGGAAGCCGCCGCCCGCAGCAACGGCGCGAACGGATCCAGCGGTGCCAACGGCTCCCCGAACGGGGCGCCCAACGGTGCGACGCAGCCCGACTACGGTGCGCCCGCCGGCTGGCATGCGCCGGGCTGGCCGCCGCAGCAGCAGCCGTCGGGCCAGCAGGGCGGCTACTGGTATCCGCCGCCCTCGCCGAACCCGGGCTGGGGCGAGCCGCCGCGGCAGCAGCAGCCCTACCCGCCGTACCAGCAGCACTACCCGCAGCCCGGTCACGGGCCGCAGGGGGGTGCCAATCCGCCACGCGACCCGCAGCAGGAGCGGGGCCGCGACGGCGACCGTCCCGGTGACCGTCCGAACCCGCCTGCGCAGCACTGACAACTTCACAAGGGAGGCCTCGATGACGCGGTCGTACGATTCGGCCTTGGTCAAGATCGCCGATTTCGACCAGCCGCGTGCGGAGGCGGCGGTGCGTGAACTGCTGATCGCGATCGGGGAGGATCCGGACCGGCACGGGCTGGTGGACACCCCGGCCCGGGTGGCGCGGGCCTACCGGGAGATGTTCGCGGGGCTCTACACCGATCCCGACGACGTCCTCAACACGACGTTCGACGAGCAGCACGACGAGATGGTGCTGGTCAAGGACATCCCGATGTACTCCACGTGCGAACACCACCTCGTGGCGTTCCACGGGGTGGCGCACGTGGGGTACATCCCGGGCGTCGACGGCCGGGTGACGGGGTTGTCGAAGCTCGCGCGGGTGGTCGACCTGTACGCGAAGCGCCCGCAGGTGCAGGAGCGGCTGACCGCCCAGGTCGCCGACGCGCTGATGCGCAAACTCGACCCGCGCGGGGTGATCGTGGTGATGGAAGCCGAGCACCTCTGCATGGCCATGCGCGGGATCCGCAAACCCGGCGCCACCACCACCACCTCCGCGGTCCGCGGTCAGTTCAAGACCGACAAAGCTTCGCGGGCCGAGGCGCTGGATCTGATCTTGCGCAAGTGAGCGCCACCGCGGTCCAGGTGATGGGGGTCGTCAACGTCACCGACGACTCCTTCTCCGACGGGGGCCAGTTCCTCGACCCGGGTCACGCCGTCGCACACGGTATGGCGCTGGCGGCCGAGGGGGCGGCGATCATCGACGTCGGTGGTGAGTCCACCCGGCCCGGCGCCACCCGGGTCGATCCCGAGGTCGAAGCGGCCCGCATCATCCCGGTGGTCGAGGCGCTCGCCGCGGCCGGCATCACGGTCAGCATCGACACGATGCGCGCCCGGGTGGCGAGCGCCGCCCTGGAACACGGCGCCGCGATCGTCAACGACGTATCCGGCGGCAGGGCCGACCCCGACATGGCGCGGGTGGTCGCCGACGCCCGGGTGCCGTGGATCCTCATGCACTGGCGGTCGGTCGCCGCCGAACGCCCGCACCAGGTGCCCGTATACGACGACGTGGTCGGCGAGGTGCGTACGGAACTGCTGGCCAGTGTGGACGCCGCGGTCGCCGCGGGCGTGGACCCGATGAACCTGATCATCGACCCGGGCCTCGGATTCGCCAAGACCGGACAACACAATTGGGCACTGCTGCACGCACTGCCCGAGCTGGTGGCGACGGAGATCCCGGTGCTGGTGGGAGCGTCACGCAAACGTTTCCTCGGTGCGCTGCTCGCCGACGCCTACGGTGCGGTGCGTCCCCCCGACGGCCGGGAGACGGCCACCGCGGTGATCTCCGCGCTGGCCGCGCTGCACGGTGCGTGGGGTGTGCGCGTGCACGACGTGCGCGCCTCGGTGGATGCCATCAAAGTGGTGGGGGCGTGGGAGCGAGGTGGGGAGTGAGCGACCGGATCGAGTTGCGCGGGCTGACCGTGCGTGGCAACCACGGCGTCTTCGACCATGAGCGCCGCGACGGGCAGGACTTCGTGATCGACCTGACCGTGTGGCTGGATTTGGCGCCTGCGGCGGCCAGCGACGACCTCGCGGACACCGTGGACTACGGCGGTCTGGCGCAGCGGGCGGCCGGCATCGTGGCGGGTCCGCCGCGCGATCTCATCGAGACCGTCGCGGCGGAGATCGCCGACGATGTGATGAAGGATCAACGCATCGAGGCCGTCGAGGTGGTCGTGCACAAACCGGAGGCGCCGATCCCGCTGACCTTCGCGGACGTCGCCGTGGTTGCGCGCAGGACGCGCGAGGAGCACCGATGACAAAAGTCGTGTTGTCCATCGGGTCGAATGTGGGTGACCGTCTGGCACGCCTGCAGTCCGTCGTCGACGGTCTCGGGGAGGCCGTGCGCGCGGTGTCGCCGGTGTACGAGACCGCGGCGTGGGGCGGTGTCGAACAGGGCGCCTTCCTCAACGCGGTGCTGATCGCCGACGACCCCGACCTCGACTGCCACGGCTGGCTGCGCCGCGGTCAGCAGTTGGAGCAGGAGGCCGACCGGGTCCGCGGACAGCGGTGGGGGCCCCGCACCCTCGACGTCGACATCGTCACCTGCCACGACGGGGACACCGAAGTGCGTTCCGCGACTGCGGAGCTCACGCTGCCGCATCCGTACGCACATCTGCGGGCGTTCGTCCTGATGCCGTGGCTGGCGGCCGAACCGGAGGCGACGCTGACGGTGGCGGACACGACGCGGCCGGTCTCGCTGTGGCTGGAGGAACTCGACCCCGCCGAGCGCGCGGGTGTGCGGCGCACCGACCTGGCCCTGCGCACGGAGATCGCGGCCGACTGATGGGGCCCACCCGGAAACGCGACCTGGCGGCCGCGGTGCTCATCGCAGGCATCGTCGGATATCTCGCCGCGCTGCTGGCCTACCCGCGGTACTTCCCGCCGATCAGCCTGTGGACCGGACTCTCGCTGCTCGGCGTCGCCGTCGCGATCGCGGCGTGGGGTGTCAACGTGCGCAACAAGATCCGCGACGGCGAGATCGGCGACGGTCCCGGCCGGCTGCATCCGCTCGCGGTGGCCCGCTCGGTCGTCATCGCGAAGGCGTCGGCATGGGTGGGCGCCCCGGTCCTGGGCTGGTGGGCGGGGGTCCTGGTGCAGGTCCTGCCGCAGCGCGGCGCATTGCGGGCGGCCGGTGAGGACGTCCCGGGTGTGGTGATCGCGGCGGCCAGCGCACTGGCGCTGACGATCGCCGGTCTGTGGCTGCAGAATTGCTGCAAGTCCCCGCCCGAACCGCCCGAGGATCCCGACCCGTCGTCGGACTGAACGCCTCCGCGACGCGGGTGGTGGAATCGCCGCGCGGGTCGACACGCTCGATGACCTGTGGCGGGTACAGTCGGCCCATGACTGTCCTGCCCCGCGGTCCGCGCGCTCGGCGCGGCAATCGCAGGCCGGGCTGGATGCTGCTGACAGTGTTGCTGGTCCTGGCGATCGTGGCAAGTTCTGCGCTGGTGTTCACCAACCGGGTGGAATTGCTCAAACTCGCTGTCATCCTGGCGTTGTGGGCGGCGGTGGCCGCGGCGTTCGTCTCGGTCATCTATCGGCGGCAAAGCGATCACGACCAGGCCAAGGCGCGCGATCTCAAACTCGTCTACGACCTCCAACTCGACCGCGAGATCTCGGCGCGCCGCGAATACGAGTTGACGGTGGAGACGCAGCTGCGCCGCGAGCTGGCGAACGAACTGCAGGCCCAGGCCGCCGACGAGGTGGCCGCGCTGCGCGCAGAGCTCGCAGCGCTGCGGACCAACCTGGAGATCCTCTTCGACGCCGACCTGGCCCACCGGCCGGCGCTCGAACACGACCGCACCACCGTGCGCGCCTACAGCGACTGGGCACCGGACAACGAGACCACCGGCCGGGTGAGCAGCAGCAGGCTCGACGAGATGTTGCGCGACGCCGAGGTCGACGAGAGCGAGTCGCGCACCGAGGAAAGCCCGATCATCGACGTGCCCGCCGAACCGCAGCCGCCCGAACCGGATCTCGTGCCGCCGCCGGGATTCGGTGGCGCGCACCGCAGGCCCTCGGAAGCCGAACCGCACACCGAGGAGCCGCCACGTCGTCGGCGGCGCCGCGCCGAGGAGGCGCCCCCGGTGGCCGAGGCACCGGCCTGGGCCGCCCCGACTCCCGAGCCGCCCCCCGAGCCAACCCCAGAGCCCGAGCCCGAGACCGAGACCGAGCCGGAGCCGCTCTCGGAGCCCGAGTCCGACGCCGACCTGGACACCGATCCGGGCATCTCCCGGCTTTCGGAGGCGCCGACCTCATGGGATCGGCCCACTCCGACACCCGAGCCCGAACCCGAGCCGGTCGGCGGTTGGCAGCCGGTGCCCGCCGAAGGGCAGTGGATCCCCGCGGGCGCCCCGGGCAGTCACTGGACGGCCCCGGTGGCCGAGGAGCCGCCGTCGGAGTACGTCGGACGACGACGCGCACAGGAACCCCGACCTGCGCCCGAACCGCGCCACGGCAAGCACTCCGCGCCGGGTGACGGCAACGAGGACGAGCCGCCCGCGCCCATCCAGGGGCCGCAGGAGACCGCCGAGGAGGCCCACGCCCGTCGGCGCCGCAGCCTCGAGGACACCGGCGGGCAGTCCGTCGCCGAACTGCTCGCGCGGCTGCAGGCCAACCCCACCGGCGGCGGTCGTCGGCGCCGCGAGCCGTGAGCTAATCTGCTAGCGACCGTCCGGTACCCGACCTGTAGGACCGGAACGTAACGAGAACTCGAGACTTGCGAGGTCGTCTGCAATGGAGCAGCCCCCAGCACCGTCGTGGGGTCCGCCGGGCGACCTCCGCCCGGCCCGGCTGTCGGTCGGCATCATCTCCGCCGGTCGGGTGGGCACCGCGCTGGGCGTCGCACTCGAGCGTGCCGGCCACGTCGTGGTCGCGTGCGGTGCCATCTCGCAGGCGTCGCGCCGGCGAGCCCAGCGGCGACTGCCCGACAGCGCCGTCATGCCGATCCACGACGTCGCGGATCGTGCGGAGCTGTTGGTGCTGGCCGTCCCGGACGCCGAACTCTCCGCAGTGGTCTCCGGTCTGGCGGCCACCGGCACGGTCCGGCCGGGCGCCATCGTCGCCCACACCTCCGGCGCCAACGGGGTCGGCATCCTCGCACCGCTGAGCGAACGCGGGTGCATACCCCTGGCCATCCACCCGGCCATGACCTTCACCGGCGCCGACGAGGACATCGCCCGGCTGTCCGACGCGTGCTTCGGCATCACCGCCGCCGACGACGTCGGATACGCGATCGCGCAGTCGCTGGTGCTGGAGATCGGCGGCGAGCCGTTCCGGGTCCGGGAAGACGCCCGCCCGCTGTACCACGCGGCGCTGGCGCATGCCGGCAATCACGTCACCACCGTGATCCTCGACGCGGTCGAGGCGCTGCGGTCCGCGTTGTGGGGGCAGGAACTGTTGGGTCAGGAACTCGTGGGGGATGCGCCGGGTGGGATCGCGGAGCGGGTGATCGCCCCGCTGGCCAGGGCGTCGCTCGAGAACGCGCTGCAGCGCGGCCAGGCCGCGCTGACGGGTCCGGTTGCGCGCGGTGACGCGCCCGCGATCAGTGCGCATCTGCGCGCGCTCGCCGAGGTGAATCCCGAACTGGCAGAGGCGTACCGGACGAACTCGCTGCGTACCGCCCAGCGGGCGCACGCATCCGAGGACGTCTTCGCGGCCCTGGCGGCGCAGTCATGACCGCCCGCAGGCCAACCCGATTCGCCAAAGGCGAACTCAACGTCTACCGCGCGCCGCGCGATGTCACCGACGTCACGCGCGCGCTGCGCTCCACCGGCAGGCGTGTCGTGCTCGTCCCGACGATGGGCGCGTTGCACGAAGGCCATCTGACGCTGATCCGTGCCGCCAAACGGGTGCAGGGCGCCGTTGTCGTCGTGTCGATCTTCGTCAACCCGTTGCAGTTCGGTGCGGGGGAGGATCTCGACGCGTATCCACGCACACTCGACGACGACCTCGCCGCGCTGCGTGCCGAAGGTGTCGAGATCGCGTTCACGCCCACGGTCGGCGATATGTACCCCTACGGCACGCGGACCTCGGTGCATCCCGGTCCGCTCGGTGATGATCTCGAAGGTGCTTCGCGCCCAGGCCATTTCGCGGGTGTGCTCACCGTGGTGTGCAAGCTGCTGCACATCGTGCGGCCCGACCGGGCGTTCTTCGGTGAGAAGGACTACCAGCAGTTGGTGCTGATCCGGCAGATGGTCACCGATCTCAACATCGACACCCGGATCGTCGGCGTGCCGACGGTCCGTGAGGCCGACGGGCTCGCGCTGTCGTCGCGCAACCGCTACCTCGACGAGGTCGAACGCGAACAGGCCGGCGCGCTGTCGGCCGCCCTGCTGGCCGGGATGTACGCCGCGTCCAACGGTGCGGCCGCCACGCTGGACGCCGCACGCGCCGTTCTCGACGAGGTCCCCGCCATCGAGGTCGACTACCTGCAGGTCCGCGACCCCATGCTGGGTCCGGTGCCGCACGAGGGGGCGGCCCGCCTACTGGTGGCGGCGCGACTCGGCCAGACCAGGCTGCTCGACAACATCGCCGTCGACATCGGCGCATCGGACGGTATCGACGGCCACCCCCGGGTCGGTTCGCCCGACCATCAACTGCCCTGGAGGAACTGATGCTTCGCACGATGCTGAAGTCGAAGATCCACCGAGCCACCGTCACGCAGTCCGATCTGCACTACGTCGGCTCGGTCACCATCGACGCCGATCTGATGGACGCCGCCGACCTCATCGAGGGTGAGCAGGTCACGATCGTCGACATCGACAACGGCAACCGCCTGGTGACCTACGCGATCACCGGCGCCCGCGGCAGCGGGGTGATCGGGATCAACGGCGCCGCAGCACATCTCGTGCATCCCGGCGATCTGGTCATCCTGATCGCCTACGGCACCATGGAAGACGCCGAGGCGCGCGCATATCAGCCGCGGGTGGTCTTCGTCGACGCCGACAACCGGCAGGTCCATCTCGGCGCCGACCCGGCGATGGTGCCGGACACCGCCGTCGACCTGATGTCTCCGCGTTGAGCCGACCCGAGAGATGACGAGGTAGCGCAGTGCTGCTCGCCATCGACGTCCGCAACACCCACACCACCGTCGGCCTGATCTCCGGATCCGGCGATCACGCGAAAGTCGTGCAGCAGTGGCGGATCCGGACCGAATCCGAAGCGACCGCCGACGAGCTCGCGCTGACCATCGACGGTCTGATCGGTGAGGACTCCGAGCGTCTCACCGGCGCGGTCGGGCTGTCGACGGTGCCGTCGGTGCTCCACGAGGTCCGCCTGATGCTCGAACAGTATTGGCCGTCGGTTCCGCACGTGATGATCGAACCGGGTGTGCGCACCGGCATCCCGCTGCTCGTCGACAACCCCAAGGAGGTCGGGGCGGACCGGATCGTCAACTGTCTGGCGGCCTATCACCGGTTCGGCACCGCGGCCATCGTGGTCGACTTCGGCTCCTCGATCTGCGTCGACGTCGTTTCGGCCAAGGGGGAGTTCCTCGGCGGGGCGATCGCGCCCGGGGTGCAGGTGTCCTCGGATGCGGCGGCGGCCCGTTCGGCGGCGCTGCGCCGCGTCGAACTGACCCGGCCACGTTCGGTGATCGGGAAGAACACCGTCGAGTGCATGCAGTCGGGTGCTCTGTTCGGTTTCGCCGGCCTGGTGGACGGTCTGGTCAACCGGATCCGCGAAGACGTCGCCGGGTTCTCCGGCACCGACGTCGCGGTGGTCGCCACCGGCCACACGGCCCCGCTGGTGCTTCCGGACGTGCACACGGTCGCGCATTACGACCGCCACCTCACCCTCGACGGGCTGCGCCTGGTGTTCGAACGCAACCGCGACGGCCAGCGCGGCCGCCGCTAGAAGTACGTCCGGATCAGGTCGACGACCCGGTTGCCGTCGTCCAGCACCGGAATCATCGGCCATTTGTCGAACGTCGTACACGGATGCGACACACCGAATTCCAGCCAGTCGCCGACTCGCACACCGGTGTCGTGTGCGCCGAGCCGCAGATAGGCGTGCTGGTCGTTGAGTCGGGTGACCTCGCTGCCGGGCAGGAGTCTCGGCACCGGCAGCCCTTGATCGAACGACACGTCGCGACGTCCCATCCCGACCAGCGCCAACTCCTCCTCCGGACGCGAGATCACCTGTGCCCATACGCTCATTGCCGCTGTGAGACCGCCCGCGCCGGCCCGCTGTAGCGGTGAGGTCCGCGCGTAGAGGCCGTCGTCGTGGGTGAGGTAACAGCCGCTGCGCAGCACGGTGCGCACGGTCAGCCCGGCCGGCCAGCCGCCGGTCAAGACGTCCGTGACCAGGTCGAAGTAGGTGCTGCCGCCTGCGGTCACCAGGACGTCGTCCGTCTCGAACGCGGTGGCCAACCGTTCGACCGCGGCCCGCACGTCGGTGAGGTATCCGGTCACCACGGCCAGCGCCTCCGCGTTCACGTCCTGACCGCACGCCGCCTCGTACCCCGCGACGCCGACCAGGCGCAGCCGCGGCGACGCCGTGACCGCCCGCGCCACCGCATCCACCTCCGCCGTGGTGCGGCAGCCGGTGCGCCCGCCGGCCATCCCGACTTCCACGCACACGTCGAGCGGGCGCACCGCATCCGCCAACGCCGCCGACATGAGCTCGACACCGCGCAGCGAATCCACCCAGCAGACCACCCGGAATTCCGGATCGGCCGCCATCTCGCGCGCCAGCCACACCAGCCCCGCGCGGTCGACGACCTCGTTGGCGAGCAGCACGTCACGAACGCCGAACGCGCGCAGGATCCGGACCTGGCTCACGGTCGCGGCGGTGACGGCGACGGCGCCCGCGTCCAATTGGCGGGCCAGCAGTTGCGGGGCCAGGTGGGTCTTGGCGTGCGGGGCCAACTCCACGCCGCGCCGGCGGCACCAGCGCGCCATCGTCACCAGGTTGTGTGTCAGCGCGGAGGCCCTTAACACGCACACCGGGCCGAGGACGCCGGCCGAGAACAACTCCGGTGAGTCCCCGCAGATCTGCGCGGGAGTGGCACCCCACCATTCGGCCGGCAGCCCTTTGTACCGCCAGTCGAGCGGTTGGTCGGCCAGCGCCGCGACGGCGCCGTGGTCGATGGGGCTGCGCATTCGTTCATTAAAGGCGGATGGACACCGGGAGGCGATCGCGGCGTGCAGGGGGTTCTCGTGAGCAGCGTTAAGCTGGCACCCCGTGACACCGACCGGCGGCGACAACACGCCCGAGAACAACGCGCCCGATAACGACCCTGACATTCCCGAGCAGTTCCGCATTCGTCAGGCCAAGCGGGAACGTCTGCTGGCCGAGGGTCGCGACCCCTACCCGGTGGACGTGGACCGCACGCACACGCTCGCCGAAGTTCGCGCCGCCTTCCCCGACCTGCCGGTCGACTCGCAGACCGGCGAGATCGTCGGCGTCGCCGGGCGCGTCGTATTCGCCCGCAACTCGGGGAAGCTGTGTTTCGCGACCCTGCAGGAGGGCGACGGTACGCAGCTGCAGGCCATGATCAGCCTGGCCGAGGTGGGGCAGGAATCGCTGGACAGCTGGAAAGCCGACGTCGACCTGGGTGACATCGTGTCCGTCCACGGCCAGGTCATCAGTTCCCGTCGCGGTGAGCTCTCTGTGCTCGCCGATTCCTGGCAAATCATCTCCAAGGCGCTGCGGCCGCTTCCGGTCGCGCACAAGGAAATGAGCGAGGAGGCGCGGGTGCGGCAGCGCTACGTCGACCTCATCGTGCGTCCGGAGGCCCGCACCATCGCACGTCAACGCGTGGCCGTCGTGCGTGCGCTCCGCAACGCGCTCGAGCGGCGCGGCTTCCTCGAACTCGAGACGCCGATGCTGCAGACCCTGGCCGGCGGTGCGGCGGCCCGGCCGTTCGTCACCCACTCCAATGCGCTCGATGTGGACCTATACCTGCGTATCGCGCCGGAGTTGTTCCTCAAGCGTGCCCTGGTCGGTGGTTTCGAGAAGGTCTTCGAGTTGAATCGCAACTTCCGAAACGAAGGTATCGATTCCACGCATTCTCCCGAATTCGCGATGCTGGAGACTTATCAGGCGTATGGCGACTACAACGATTCCGCGGTGGTGACGCGGGAACTAATTCAGGAAGTCGCCGACGAGGCGATCGGCACCCGTCAAGTGCCATTGGCCGATGGCACTGTCTACGACCTGGACGGTGAGTGGGAGTCGTTGGAAATGTACCCCTCGCTGTCCGCGGCGCTGGGTGAGGAGATCACCCCGCAGACCCCCGCCGACGAACTCTGGCGGATCGCCGACCGGCTCGGTGTGGAGATTCCCCGTGACCGCGGATACGGCCACGGGAAATTGATCGAGGAACTGTGGGAGCACACCGTCGGCGAGGATCTCTGGGCGCCGACCTTCGTGCGGGACTTCCCGGTGGAGACGACCCCGCTCACCCGGTCGCACCGCAGCGTTCCCGGCGTCACCGAGAAGTGGGATCTCTATGTCCGCAAGTTCGAGTTGGCGACCGGCTATTCCGAACTCATCGATCCGATAATTCAGCGCGAGCGATTCGAGGAGCAGGCGCGAGCGGCCGCTGCCGGTGACGACGAGGCAATGGTTCTCGACGACGATTTCCTGGCGGCATTGGAGTACGGCATGCCGCCGTCCACCGGTACCGGAATGGGCATCGACCGGTTGCTGATGGCGCTGACTGGACTGTCAATTAGAGAGACAATTCTCTTCCCGATTGTTCGGCGGCACGGCGGCTGAACTCCTGGGATAGGAGCGTCGTTGAATAGTGTAGGTTTATATGGCACATTGGAGGCCGAGAATCCGGTAGCCAAAACTATCCACCAAGCGCAGGTAGAAGGGTCAGTGTGAACTGATGGCGAAGAAAGTCACCGTCACGTTGGTCGATGATTTCGACGGTGAAGGTACCGCCGATGAAACGGTTGAATTCGGGCTCGACGGAGTCAGCTATGAGATCGACCTCTCCAGCAAGAATGCCAAGAAACTCCGCGAAGACCTGAA
Protein-coding sequences here:
- a CDS encoding DUF6779 domain-containing protein, yielding MTVLPRGPRARRGNRRPGWMLLTVLLVLAIVASSALVFTNRVELLKLAVILALWAAVAAAFVSVIYRRQSDHDQAKARDLKLVYDLQLDREISARREYELTVETQLRRELANELQAQAADEVAALRAELAALRTNLEILFDADLAHRPALEHDRTTVRAYSDWAPDNETTGRVSSSRLDEMLRDAEVDESESRTEESPIIDVPAEPQPPEPDLVPPPGFGGAHRRPSEAEPHTEEPPRRRRRRAEEAPPVAEAPAWAAPTPEPPPEPTPEPEPETETEPEPLSEPESDADLDTDPGISRLSEAPTSWDRPTPTPEPEPEPVGGWQPVPAEGQWIPAGAPGSHWTAPVAEEPPSEYVGRRRAQEPRPAPEPRHGKHSAPGDGNEDEPPAPIQGPQETAEEAHARRRRSLEDTGGQSVAELLARLQANPTGGGRRRREP
- a CDS encoding Rossmann-like and DUF2520 domain-containing protein, with product MEQPPAPSWGPPGDLRPARLSVGIISAGRVGTALGVALERAGHVVVACGAISQASRRRAQRRLPDSAVMPIHDVADRAELLVLAVPDAELSAVVSGLAATGTVRPGAIVAHTSGANGVGILAPLSERGCIPLAIHPAMTFTGADEDIARLSDACFGITAADDVGYAIAQSLVLEIGGEPFRVREDARPLYHAALAHAGNHVTTVILDAVEALRSALWGQELLGQELVGDAPGGIAERVIAPLARASLENALQRGQAALTGPVARGDAPAISAHLRALAEVNPELAEAYRTNSLRTAQRAHASEDVFAALAAQS
- the folK gene encoding 2-amino-4-hydroxy-6-hydroxymethyldihydropteridine diphosphokinase, producing the protein MTKVVLSIGSNVGDRLARLQSVVDGLGEAVRAVSPVYETAAWGGVEQGAFLNAVLIADDPDLDCHGWLRRGQQLEQEADRVRGQRWGPRTLDVDIVTCHDGDTEVRSATAELTLPHPYAHLRAFVLMPWLAAEPEATLTVADTTRPVSLWLEELDPAERAGVRRTDLALRTEIAAD
- a CDS encoding DUF3180 domain-containing protein, coding for MGPTRKRDLAAAVLIAGIVGYLAALLAYPRYFPPISLWTGLSLLGVAVAIAAWGVNVRNKIRDGEIGDGPGRLHPLAVARSVVIAKASAWVGAPVLGWWAGVLVQVLPQRGALRAAGEDVPGVVIAAASALALTIAGLWLQNCCKSPPEPPEDPDPSSD
- the panC gene encoding pantoate--beta-alanine ligase — its product is MTARRPTRFAKGELNVYRAPRDVTDVTRALRSTGRRVVLVPTMGALHEGHLTLIRAAKRVQGAVVVVSIFVNPLQFGAGEDLDAYPRTLDDDLAALRAEGVEIAFTPTVGDMYPYGTRTSVHPGPLGDDLEGASRPGHFAGVLTVVCKLLHIVRPDRAFFGEKDYQQLVLIRQMVTDLNIDTRIVGVPTVREADGLALSSRNRYLDEVEREQAGALSAALLAGMYAASNGAAATLDAARAVLDEVPAIEVDYLQVRDPMLGPVPHEGAARLLVAARLGQTRLLDNIAVDIGASDGIDGHPRVGSPDHQLPWRN
- the panD gene encoding aspartate 1-decarboxylase is translated as MLRTMLKSKIHRATVTQSDLHYVGSVTIDADLMDAADLIEGEQVTIVDIDNGNRLVTYAITGARGSGVIGINGAAAHLVHPGDLVILIAYGTMEDAEARAYQPRVVFVDADNRQVHLGADPAMVPDTAVDLMSPR